A portion of the Etheostoma cragini isolate CJK2018 chromosome 13, CSU_Ecrag_1.0, whole genome shotgun sequence genome contains these proteins:
- the zgc:153990 gene encoding myb-related transcription factor, partner of profilin, with translation MSSLHTYYNHDSVTRFKKRKARFSFSEVHILLDEVRKHRMVIVGKFNRGVATDIKKRTWAEITARVNEIGECQREVIEVIKKWSDLKCDTKRKVAAMRSGTVPNRGLNSRLSRDLNQTEKIVLQILEMGDEDQSMGDFGQLGDDDDVPEEEEELEEEDMIGMQSSPNGGLDMASMPPPTSYTLRDSSQTVFDVQYEIPAMEDAEAAFGDSDDDQRDDVPPSTQTAKPPEDHQGNNGIQKQGQPPTSSAPPAATLPMPGQPSQNMRDSMLQNASLSLQEQHATNILLETVSRSLELLSESVQQLAETQQEFVRESLQLQRETVQVLRDFTGGAIALMHDKLNGRPAL, from the exons ATGTCTTCACTACACACATACTACAACCACGACAGTGTCACTCGcttcaagaaaagaaaagcacgTTTCTCTTTCAGTGAAGTCCACATACTGTTGGATGAAGTAAGGAAGCACCGTATGGTTATTGTGG GCAAATTCAATCGGGGTGTCGCAACTGACATAAAGAAACGCACATGGGCGGAGATTACCGCGCGTGTCAATGAGATCGGAGAGTGCCAACGTGAGGTCATTGAAGTCATCAAGAAGTGGTCGGATTTGAAGTGTGACACCAAGCGGAAGGTGGCTGCCATGCGGTCAGGGACAGTCCCCAACAGGGGCCTCAACTCTCGTCTCTCCCGAGACCTTAATCAGACTGAGAAAATAGTGCTCCAGATTCTGGAGATGGGCGACGAAGACCAGAGCATGGGTGACTTTGGCCAACTGGGAGATGACGATGATGTGCccgaggaggaagaagaattgGAAGAGGAGGATATGATTGGAATGCAGAGTTCTCCTAATGGGGGGTTGGACATGGCGTCTATGCCCCCACCAACCTCCTACACCTTGA GGGACTCTTCACAAACTGTCTTTGATGTGCAGTATGAAATTCCTGCAATGGAAG ATGCCGAAGCTGCATTTGGAGACTCGGACGATGACCAAAGAGATGACGTGCCTCCTTCCACTCAGACGGCAAAGCCACCAGAGGATCACCAAGGAAACAACGGCATCCAGAAACAAGGACAACCTCCGACGTCCTCGGCACCGCCAGCGGCCACGCTTCCAATGCCAGGTCAGCCCTCGCAGAACATGAGAGACAGCATGCTACAGAATGCATCGCTGAGCCTTCAAGAACAGCACGCCACCAACATCCTGTTGGAGACGGTTTCACGCTCCCTAGAGCTTCTGTCTGAGTCGGTCCAGCAGCTGGCAGAGACCCAGCAGGAGTTTGTACGCGAGTCGCTGCAACTCCAGCGCGAGACCGTACAGGTTCTCAGAGACTTCACAGGTGGAGCCATTGCGCTCATGCATGACAAACTGAACGGACGGCCAGCGTTATAG
- the capns1a gene encoding calpain small subunit 1a isoform X1: MFFAKKFMSGLIDVVSNIDPAQFVPSEPPPPRRPVQYAEQNESNEEKQFRRVFQQLAGDDMEVSPSELMNILNRIVTKHGDLKTDGFSIESCRSMVAVMDSDSTGKLGFHEFKHLWDNIKKWQGVYKTCDTDCSGYIGANELPSAFRAAGFPLNDQLFNMIIRRYCDENGNLDFDNYIGCLVRLDAMCRAFKTLDKDGNGTIKVNVQEWLQLTMYS, translated from the exons ATGTTTTTTGCCAAGAAATTTATGAGTGGCCTCATTGATGTTGTCAG CAACATCGACCCAGCCCAGTTCGTGCCTTCTGAGCCT CCTCCCCCCCGCAGACCAGTCCAATATGCAGAGCAGAATGAGAGCAATGAAGAGAAACAGTTCCGCAGAGTCTTCCAGCAACTTGCTGGAGAT GATATGGAAGTGAGCCCCTCTGAGCTGATGAACATCCTGAACAGAATCGTTACAAAGC ACGGGGACCTGAAGACAGATGGTTTCAGCATTGAGTCTTGTAGGAGCATGGTGGCCGTCATGGAT AGTGACAGCACTGGGAAACTGGGCTTTCATGAATTCAAGCACCTCTGGGACAATATAAAGAAATGGCAG ggagtgTACAAAACCTGTGACACGGACTGTTCCGGTTACATTGGTGCGAATGAGTTGCCCAGTGCTTTCAGAGCTGCTG GCTTCCCCCTCAATGACCAGCTGTTCAACATGATAATTCGCCGATACTGCGATGAAAATGGAAACCTGGATTTTGACAACTACATTGGCTGCCTTGTGAGGCTGGATGCCATGTGCC GTGCCTTCAAAACCCTGGATAAAGATGGCAATGGGACTATCAAAGTCAATGTTCAGGAG TGGCTTCAGTTGACCATGTACTCTTGA
- the capns1a gene encoding calpain small subunit 1a isoform X2, producing the protein MFFAKKFMSGLIDVVSNIDPAQFVPSEPPPPRRPVQYAEQNESNEEKQFRRVFQQLAGDDMEVSPSELMNILNRIVTKHGDLKTDGFSIESCRSMVAVMDSDSTGKLGFHEFKHLWDNIKKWQAMYKTCDTDCSGYIGANELPSAFRAAGFPLNDQLFNMIIRRYCDENGNLDFDNYIGCLVRLDAMCRAFKTLDKDGNGTIKVNVQEWLQLTMYS; encoded by the exons ATGTTTTTTGCCAAGAAATTTATGAGTGGCCTCATTGATGTTGTCAG CAACATCGACCCAGCCCAGTTCGTGCCTTCTGAGCCT CCTCCCCCCCGCAGACCAGTCCAATATGCAGAGCAGAATGAGAGCAATGAAGAGAAACAGTTCCGCAGAGTCTTCCAGCAACTTGCTGGAGAT GATATGGAAGTGAGCCCCTCTGAGCTGATGAACATCCTGAACAGAATCGTTACAAAGC ACGGGGACCTGAAGACAGATGGTTTCAGCATTGAGTCTTGTAGGAGCATGGTGGCCGTCATGGAT AGTGACAGCACTGGGAAACTGGGCTTTCATGAATTCAAGCACCTCTGGGACAATATAAAGAAATGGCAGGCAA tgTACAAAACCTGTGACACGGACTGTTCCGGTTACATTGGTGCGAATGAGTTGCCCAGTGCTTTCAGAGCTGCTG GCTTCCCCCTCAATGACCAGCTGTTCAACATGATAATTCGCCGATACTGCGATGAAAATGGAAACCTGGATTTTGACAACTACATTGGCTGCCTTGTGAGGCTGGATGCCATGTGCC GTGCCTTCAAAACCCTGGATAAAGATGGCAATGGGACTATCAAAGTCAATGTTCAGGAG TGGCTTCAGTTGACCATGTACTCTTGA